Within the Astyanax mexicanus isolate ESR-SI-001 chromosome 9, AstMex3_surface, whole genome shotgun sequence genome, the region tttttttttgtataaataacaGTTTTAGAATATTGTACACTTTTTAGGATGACTAAATCGATATGAACAAGGTGGTGCTGCCATGTAATCCTGACATAATCAGAGTACGGATGTCCACACAGAACAAAGGCCTAATAAGTCCTTGCTACACATTGGGATGTTGacttcccatgccttaataagtcgtagccacgcattaggatcttgttcccatgaCTTAGTAAGACACAGTGGGGGGGAAATGGGACCGAAAATGAGAACTAGCTGAGTAAAAAGTGTcattaaaagtaaagaaactACGTAGCTATATGGAAACTGTGGGCTTGACACGCAAACGTTCACACTGGGGCTAAATGCACATATGTCAGCATTACAAGGAAATATATTGTTTGAGTGGTAAGGCATGGTGTTGACTACAGAGTCACGACATATCCTCAGTGGTCTGTGACAGGTtcagcagtgctgaaaataaGTCCTATTCACCAGCAGAGAATACAATGAATGGAGGTAATGTGTGGCCTAGTAATTGGGGCTAGTCATAGCCAGGCCTCAGGCAAACAGCCAAAATATGATGTAAGGCTGGATGAGCTGCTCAGACTGGAATACTCACACAGTGTTTACTCTGTCAGCAGAGAAGAGGAGAATGCATATTACTAATGCTGCAATTTTACTCCTCTGTAATTTCAATACAATACTCTTTATAGAATATTGCACAATTTGTGAATTGAAACGTTACGCGGTTGCCGATTATTCTGCTTTATCTTTCTTTGTCAACCCCAAATTCTTCAATATGAAATTGgacataaaaactagaaaacTGCAACGAAGCAAAATGTTTGGAGAACATGAAATATGAGATTTGTATTCACTATAATGTTGatttttaaaaagaattttaGGAAACCAACcattttaattaattgtatttgatttatttgaattGCATTTATACAGTAATGTTTCTGAACAAACATGTAACCTTTttttgtaatgcttgaatagaaatccttaaggATTAGATGTgaaatatcaggcagaaaattgagtAAAGTAAGATGTTGTCATGAAATGAATCCCTGATTTATAGGACTGTAATAGTGTCCTACATTGCACCATCTCCTGGATAGAGCTGCAGAACTCGCAATTGTTTCTCTCTAATGTCTTatctttaataaaagttataagtaaaaaaaaatacataataaaaatgaACACCAAAAACTACCTTTCAAAGTTAGTGTTAAAACACTATTTATACAATTCATTGTCTTATATCTGCATAACATTCCATAATTTAATATTtctaaatgcagattttttttcccatACTTAGAAATGTGTATTTAGATATTGGGCTAATTCAAAATGGATTATTCAGTCACACTCAGAGAGAACGAACACATAGGAAGTTGGCCatcttggaattttttttttttttttttttttttttttttttttttttttttttagtggataATGTGTTTTTTGGGAAAACTAGATCTCTAAGATGATTAGTGCCAAATCAAATGTGATGCTTGTATCACAGAGTGAACGATTCTTTCACTGATCTGCAGCACTACTGCTCAAAACCCAGAGGTGAAGGATATGAGAAACTGTAATCACATGATTAAATTTTATGAATGCGAAGAAGTAATCAGTATCTTTGTTTTATTTCTAGAAAATGTCCTGTTGGTTAAGGAATGAGACTCTGGCGCTGGCGGAGGACTACATCCGCTTCTGCACCGGGGACCAACGGACGCCCCCCAGCGAGTCGGCCGAGGCCATGCGCCGCCTGGCCAAAGAGATGGAGCGGCAACACCATTCTAAATTCCACTCGCTGTCCCAGAGCTTCCTGACGGCCTGCGGCGCAGACCCCAGCGCGTGCCTCCGGAGCGTCATGGCCGTGCTGGTGGAGGACGGGAAGCTGAACTGGGGCAGAGTTGTGTCGCTGTTTACATTCACAGGCGTTCTGGCCACTGAACTATTCTCTAGAGGAGACGGGCCGGAGTGCTGCAGCAGGTTAGCAGAGACTATAGCTGACTACCTGGGAGCAGAGAACAAAGAAtggctgctggaaaatgaaggcTGGGTAAGCATATGATGATGGGCGAAAATGCTCAGAGTGTAGGACATCACAAAGTAAGCTTAATGTGTTCCTTTATCTGTGAATATGAAAGTCGATTCAGTGGAAAAAGCAAGCATAACTTGTGAAATCCGCCAGGCAAACTGTTCACGGCACATTTAATGATTAATCTTCCTTAATTTAGAAAGAGACCAGTACTGAAAGTAATGGAaggcatttatatattttttgttaagttaaCTTGCATTAAAACATAAACCATGCATTCCTGAAAGCAAGgtttcatttttaatttgataGAATTTTAAAGCAAATTAGAACATGCTTTTAAACATTGTTAGAAACTATTAAAGAAAGGTTTCCtttaaaataacagcttctaaATCATGCAGATGCCCCACTTATCTGTAAAGGTTAAAACAGTGTCTCCATCATTGCTAGGTGAGACTCGACACACTGCTGACTGCACTATGTATCTCTTGTGAAGTTCTGTTTAAGAACCACATAATGCTGCGTaactaaaatacatatttatgtgTAAAATCATCCTGTAAAATTATTTTACCATCTAGATCTGTCCACATGCTTTTTTTAATCATTCTTTCATGGGTGTGTATTTCTCAacttgcccagaaatgcatgtagaTGCGTTCTTGTTGAAGGATGGCTGGAAGGATGGTTTCACCTTCCAACTGTAGAAAGAGACAATTAGAAAGAAATGCCAATTCTTgcatactgctgctttaatacagTGGAAAAATCATAGAATGGTACACAAAACATTTTAGTGCCATgtatatttaattcatttaattctcTATCGTAAAGCACATTaagttattcatattttttaatggtttttcaACAAGATTGTGTGTGATACTATAATGCATTTGCAAGAAGCATATCTCAAGCTGCCCTTTAGCTTGTGTTTAGTGGGAAGTGTGAGTTCagataagaaaaaaaaggaaagtaaaaCTAAAGCCAgttaaaacaaacttttaaaatttttaataaaattgaCTAACAAAAAAGGGGTGTAAATAAATTTCGCCTTCAGAGAATTTCGTTTTAGATGATGCCAGCTGGGGTTTTCCACTGATTTGGCTGCACACATACTTCTGCACGTTTTCATGAGAAGGCGGAGGGGGGAGGCCCTGATGAAGGTCAGATGATATCATTGGATCACTTCTGACTTTAAAGGGACTAATTTCTCTCTTTTGCTATGCTTGTGCAAAACCACAAACGCACACCTTTTATTATAACTGCAGTCGAgctgctctctcgctctcgctcggTCTCTGCAGACGCAGGCGAGAGCTGCAGACTGTTGGTGTTTGAGCTGAGTGTGCAGCAGAGCAGTCTGAGTGGAGCTTCAGAGCAGCACATGCGGCTTCTCTGTTTATGGCAATTAGAGAGTGACTGAAGCCAAACTATTCCAGGAATGCATGCGGGAGCTTCCAGAACTACACTTTATCCACAGCTGCTCTCCCTCTGTTTCATCCcttcttttctttatattctttcaACCTTTTCACTCTCTaacatcttttttgtcttttctcgactttattttcctttctttttttcacgatttatttctctcttcctttttactttgttttctttgttagAATGTTCCCATGTTTTTCCCCAGTTACTTTTCAgtgattttttgttttctttctgttttctcatcatttcttcttcctccaatttgtcattttattttgtctttcatTGCTCTCAATTTCACTTTTTCAAAAATTtccttcattttctttcttttctcatattcctttctttctttcatttttcctcGTTTGTCTTCTTATTACCtttaatttctaatttcttaCATTTAAACTTCTATTTTCTACTTTAATCTTCTTCCATTTCTTTTTTCCAATGATTCTTTGTTCTCTACTTTCTTTTTTCATTCTACCAGTTTTGtttctccatctttctttttctttcatttttacaatttattcTCTTCCTTTTTCCCACTTTCgttctcatgttttttttacttagttattcT harbors:
- the bcl2l10 gene encoding bcl-2-like protein 10 yields the protein MSCWLRNETLALAEDYIRFCTGDQRTPPSESAEAMRRLAKEMERQHHSKFHSLSQSFLTACGADPSACLRSVMAVLVEDGKLNWGRVVSLFTFTGVLATELFSRGDGPECCSRLAETIADYLGAENKEWLLENEGWEGFCKFVRRAGHLGQDSSMKTALFAAAGVGIAGLTFLLVR